The sequence below is a genomic window from Ornithobacterium rhinotracheale.
AAAGATCGATACATCAAAGCTTTTAAAAAATTGGAAAAAATAAAACCAGCCTATAACAACTGGTTGCTTTTTAGAGCCACGATAGAGACATTTTTACTTTCGGTAGGAGCGGAGTACGACAGATTTGCACTAGAAGTTGCCACCCATAAAATCAATGAATGGTATGCGGGAGATGGATTCTACTCAGATGGTAAAGAATTTTCGCTAGATTATTACAATGCATATGTGATTCACCCGATGCTTGTGGAAGATTTAGAAATCATGGAAGGCAACAAAGTAAGAGGAGCCATCAGCTTTGATTTGGCTTTGAGAAGAATGCAACGATACAATATTTTGATTGAAAGAATGATTTTTCTCCAGAAGCCACTTATCCGCCATTTGGTCGTTCAGTAACTTATCGTATGGCAATATTTCAGACATTGGCTTTAGCGGCTTGGAAATATAAGTTGCCAGAACCTTTGACCAATGGACAAGTGAGAAATGCCCTTACAAGCGTGATGAAAAGATTGTTTAGCGGAAATGATAACTTTAATAAAGCAGGATTCTTAAATTTAGTCTTTTTAGGAAATCATCCAAATTTAGCCGATTACTATTCAAACAACGGAAGTATGTATATGACTTCGCTTGTATTCCTGCCACTTGGCTTGCCAGCCGATCACGATTTCTGGACAGCACCGAACCAAGAATGAACATCGCAAAAAGCTTGGGGCGGAAAAGATTTCCCTAAAGATTATCACCAATCTGTGATGAAATAAGTATATTTGAAGAAATTAAATAAAATCATGAATTTTAAAAACTCAATTTTTATATTATTTTTTGCTTTAAGTGCAAACCTCATGGCGCAGAAATCTTGCCTTTTCAATGGTAAAGATTTAAGCCAATGGTATGCTTATAGCAAAGCAACTGGCGTGCATGATAATGCAGAAGAGGTATTTGCTATAAAGGATAAAGCAATCAAAATGTATGGCAAAACGCCAGGTTATTTAATGTCTAAAAAATCATACAAAAACTTTAAACTTACTTTGCAATTCAGATGGAATGATGATGCCTCCTTAGAACGCAGAATGGATACCAAAAACAGCGGAGTAATGTATCTCGTGCCAGAAAATCAAGAAGATATGCTTTGGCCAAAAGGGATTCAATTTCAGATTAAAGAAGGCACTACGGGAGATTTTATCTTTTTGCAAGGCGTAACTTTGGATATCAATGGCAAAACAACTGAGGCTGGGAAAAGTATGGTGTATGATCGTATCGTATCCAACAAAAAAACAATCGGAAAATGGAATAAATTGCAAGTGATTTGCAAAGACGGAAAAATTATCCAAAAACTGAATGGGAAAATCGTGAACCAAGGAGAAAATCCAAATGTGCAAAGTGGTAGAATTCTTTTGCAATACGAAGGATTCCCAATTGATTTTAGAAAAATTAAAATCAAAGAATTAAAATAATTTCTACGGGTGGAGTATTTATATCAAGTTTCAAACAAAAATTCACAAGATTTTGCCGAGGGGCTAAGTGCGCCATATTATTATATTTTGGCGTTCGATGGCGATGCACGCTTTTCTGTGGATTTTGTAGACTACAAAACCCAAGGAAAAACACTTTTATTTTTGTCGCCTTACCAACTGCTCAAGTGGGAGGGAGGCGACAATCTTTTGCTCACCAGCATTGCCTTTCATGGCGATTTTTATTGCATAGAGTATCATAACAAAGAGGTAGCTTGCAATGGAATTTTGTTCAATAATATTTATGATGAGCCACATGTAGCAGTGTCTGATGAGACTTATGCCGAAGTGCTTGATATTGTTCAGAAAATCAAAAACTTTGGTGATGCTAAAAACAATTTCGACAACTCGATTTTAAAAACTTATTTACAACTGATTTTGGCGTTAAGTAGCAAAGAGAAACAGCACAAAATCACTAATCCTGCACAGTATAAAACGGATTTAACGCATATTGCAAGCTATCAACAATTGATAGAGCAATACTTTTTAACCGAAAAATCGCCCTCATTTTATGCAGATTTATACGGCGTTTCGGTAAGTGCCTTTAGTAAAAAGATTAAAAAGCATTTTGGCAAAACACCTACACAACTCTTGCAGGAGCGCACTATTTTAGAAGCTAAAAAACAATTGCATTTAACCAATCAATCGGTAAAGGAAATAGCTAGAAATCTAGGTTTTGAAGATGAATTTTACTTTAGCCGATATTTTAAAAATGTAGTCGGGATTTCGCCCAGTTTTTACCGCGACCAAGTCGGGATTTCTAAGGTGGCAAAATAGTCTATTCATTTTCTGTTTTTATCCATTTTATGGTGTGTGCATATCATCATACCTTTGCACCAGTAAAATTTAAAAACGAATATCTATGGCGACTATTAAAATTAAAAATTTACCAGAAGGTTTTCAAAGTATTATTACCAACGGAACACACACCATTATAGGCGATGAGCCTATAAAAAGTAAAGGAACTGATTTAGGATTGGCACCTACAGAGCTTTTGTTAGGAGGAATTGCGATGTGTAAAGTAGCTACTGTGCGTTATGTCGCAAGATTGAAAAATTGGGAAATCGGAGACATTACTGCAGAGCTTTCTCAAGATGTGAGCAGAGAAGAAGGCGGACTAAAGACAGTAGTGAAAGTGGCAATTAAAATCGAAGGAGACATCACAGAAGAGCAAAGGGCTGAATTGTTAAAACAAGCAGACAATTGCTATGTTCACCGTATGATTAAAGGTGATTTCCAAATTGAAAATGCAACAATTTTAGACTAAAAACATAGAATTTATGAATAAAGTATTTCAATTTTTAAGCGACAGCCAGCCACAGTTTATCAACTTTATGCGTGTGGCAATTTTCATCGTTATGGCATGGATTGGCGGGTTAAAAGTTTGCCAATACGAAGCAGATGGAATCGTGCCTTTTGTAACAAATAGTCCATTTATGAACTTTTTCTACAACAATGCAGGTAAAACAGGTGTAAACGAAAAAGGTGAAATTGTAGCACAATACAAATTGCACCGCAACCCAGAAGGGAAAATGGTGAAAGAAAACATCGAGTGGCACAAAGAAAACGGAACTTATGTGTTCTCTTATGGTCTTGGAACTATGATTGTAACGATTGGTATTTTAGTTTTACTTGGAATTTGGTCACCGCAAATTGGTGTTTGGGGAGGATTATTAACATTCGGAATGTCAATCGTAACACTTTCATTCCTAATTACTACGCCAGAGGTATATGTGCCAAATTTAGGCGGAGATATGCCGACTCCAAACTACGGATTCCCATACCTTTCAGGGGCAGGGCGTTTGGTGCTCAAAGACATTATCATGATGGCAGGCGGATTAATCGCAGCATCTGATTGTGCCCGCAGAATTTTGGCTAAAAAATAAAATTCGTTTCTTTTTTCAAATATAAAAAAATGATTAAAAGTAGCTCCGATCCCTCGGAGCTACTTTCTTTTTATTTAAGAATGAAAGTATTTGTAAACCAATCCCGCTTTGTGCACGCCTAGCACTTCTTCCAGCTCATTTTGCTCGGCATGTTTAATTCTCTCTACCGATTTAAAATGCTTCAATAAATCTTTAATACTCTGATTGCCAATCCCCTTGATGTTTTCTAATTCAGAATTAAAGGCATTTTTGCTGCGGCGATTGCGGTGGCGTGTAATCCCAAATCGGTGCGACTCGTTTCGCACATGTTGCAACACTTTCAAAGTCTCAGAAGTTTTGTCTAGATAGAGCGGAGTGCTGTCGCCTGGGAAAAAGATTTCTTCCAATCTTTTGGCAATTCCTATGATTGAAATTTTTCCGCGCAAGCCCAATTTGTCCAAACTTTTCAAAGCTGCTCCTAGCTGACCTTTTCCTCCATCAATTAGGATTAATTGCGGAAGAGGTTTGCCCTCTTCGAGCATTCGTTTGTAGCGTCGATAAATCACTTCTTCCATACTCGCAAAATCATCGGGGCCTTCCACCGTTTTTACATTAAATATGCGATACTCCTTTTTGCTAGGTTTTCCATTTTTAAAGACCACGCAAGCCGAAACAGGATTCGTCCCTTGGATATTTGAGTTGTCAAATCCTTCGATGTAGCGAGGCTCCACGGGAAGGCGCAAATCCGTTTTCATTTGTGCCATGATGCGATTGGTATGGCGATCGGGATCTACGATTTTGGTCTGTTTTAATTTTTCAATTTTATAATATTTCGCATTTTTTTCCGAGAGTTCTACGATTTTTCGCTTATCCCCGATGAGTGGCACGGTGATTTTCACCCCAGGGATTTCAAAATCTAATTCAAACGGAAGGTAAATTTCTCTCGCATTCGATGGAAAACGCTCGCGCAACTCAATGATGGCTTGAGCCAAAATTTCCTCGTCGGTTTCTTCCAATTTCTTTTTGATTTCAGTCGTGTGGCTGCGAATGATGGCACCATTTACAATATTAAAGAAATTGATGTATGCATAGCTTTCGTCTGAGGTGATGGAATACACATCTACATTGGTGATTGATGGGTGAATCACGGTAGAACGCGCCTGATATTTTTCTAAAATCTCCAGCTTTTCTTTGATGTTTTGCGCCTTTTCAAATTCCAATTTTTGAGCAAATTCATTCATTTGCTCCACGAGATAAGCTTTAGCTTCTTTAAAATTCCCTTTTAAGATGTTTCTCGCATTGTCAATCATTTTCATGTACTCTTCTTCGGTCTGCAAGCCTTCGCACGGGCCTAGGCAATTTCCTAAATGATATTCCAAGCACACTTTATATTTGCCTTCATTTATTTTATGTTCAGACAAATCATAATTACAAGTGCGAATGTTGTAGATCTCTTTAAACAGCTGAAGCAAAATTTTGGCAATGCGGGGATTGGCATAGGGGCCGAAGTATTCCGAGCCGTCTTTAACCATGTTTCGGGTATAAATAATGCGAGGAAAACGCTCTTTTTTAACGCAAATCCAAGGGTAGGATTTATCGTCTTTGAGCATGACATTGTACTTGGGCTGGTATTTTTTAATTAAATTATTTTCAAGCAAAAGTGCATCAAATTCTGTTTCCACCACAATGGTTTTGATGTCCTCGATTTTGCGCACCAAAAGGCGTGTGCGAGCGGAGTCGTGTTCTTTCTGAAAATACGACGAAACTCTTTTTTTTAAATCTTTGGCTTTTCCTACATAAATCACCGTTCCGTTCTTGTCAAGATGCTGGTACACGCCTGGCTTGTGCGGGAGTGTTTGTAGAATGAGATTGATTTTTTCTTTCAAAATTTAAGATAGCTTAAAACTTTTTCTAAGGTTTCTTCTCGGTTCAAATCAGAGTTGTCAATTTCAATAGCGTCCTCGGCCTTTTTCAGTGGAGAAATGGCTCGGGTGGTATCAATATGGTCTCGCTCGATTACATTTTGGGTGATTTCTTCAAGATTTACATTTTTTCCTTTAGCGATTAATTCATCGTATCGGCGTTTGGCACGCACTTCTGGTCGCGCGGTGATAAAGAATTTGTAATCAGCCTCTGGGAAAACTACTGTCCCGATGTCGCGCCCGTCCATCACAAGTGATTGTTTTTTGCCCATGTCGCGCTGTTGTTCAACCAAGAAGGCACGCACCTCTGGAATCGCAGCGATGAAACTCACTACATTTGCCACACGCATTTCACGAATTTCGTTCTCCACATTTTGTCCGTTTAAGTAAGTTTCATTGATTTGCTCGGCCTTGTTGTATTTAAATTCAATTGAAATTTCGGACAAATGATTTGCAAAATCATCATCTACATTGCCCTTTTCGTCGATCAAGTTGTTTTGAGTGGCATACAAAGTTACGGCACGGTACATAGCCCCAGTATCCACATGGATTAAATTTTTTCGTTTGGCTACCTGTTTGGCAATAGTGCTTTTTCCCGTTGAAGAAAAACCATCGATTGCAATGATAATATACTGATTACTCATTTGTTTTCTTATTAAGTGATTGTTTTAATTTATAAAATCCTTCAATAATTTTATTGATTAAATTCTCGTTATTGCTATTTAATTCTTCTACAAATTCCATGGATTTAGAATCCTCATTGGTATCTCTGTAATATCCAGTTTTTATGTTGTGGTCCAGTTCTTCCAGTTCTTTAACTTTATTTTGAAAGAGCTTTTTCATTACTCTATTTTTATGTTTAAGGATGTATTGATCATTCCATCTTGCATAGTCATTGGGTTTAATTTTGTAATTGTTTACAACACCATATATTTGAGTGAATTGTGCTCCAAATAGTAGGATTAAGGTAGTATAGTTAATCCAAATCATGATAAAAATAATGGTACTCGCAGCACCAAAACCAGAGCTGGGATTGGCAATACTGAAATAGTAACTTAACGCCCATTTACCAATGTTGAAGAGTATGGCTGTAACAAAGCCACCGATCCAAACCATTCTCCATGGGATTTTTACATCTGGCAAAGTCTTGTACATGATAGAAAAAAGAACTGCTAGCACTCCAAAACTCAGAATGTAGTTGCTTATTTTAAAGAAATAAGTCCACTCTCCACCTACATAAAATTCTAGTGTTTCCTTAAAAGAGGCTAGAACGGAACTGGAAAGTAAAGAGAGTAGTATAAGCAAAGCAAGTACTATGATTAAAAGCATAGATTTAATCCTGTCTACAACAACTCTCCACATGGCATTATCTTCATTAACCTGAACACTCCATATATGGTTAAGCGATTTCT
It includes:
- a CDS encoding DUF2264 domain-containing protein — its product is MAIFQTLALAAWKYKLPEPLTNGQVRNALTSVMKRLFSGNDNFNKAGFLNLVFLGNHPNLADYYSNNGSMYMTSLVFLPLGLPADHDFWTAPNQE
- a CDS encoding DUF1080 domain-containing protein encodes the protein MAQKSCLFNGKDLSQWYAYSKATGVHDNAEEVFAIKDKAIKMYGKTPGYLMSKKSYKNFKLTLQFRWNDDASLERRMDTKNSGVMYLVPENQEDMLWPKGIQFQIKEGTTGDFIFLQGVTLDINGKTTEAGKSMVYDRIVSNKKTIGKWNKLQVICKDGKIIQKLNGKIVNQGENPNVQSGRILLQYEGFPIDFRKIKIKELK
- a CDS encoding helix-turn-helix domain-containing protein, which translates into the protein MEYLYQVSNKNSQDFAEGLSAPYYYILAFDGDARFSVDFVDYKTQGKTLLFLSPYQLLKWEGGDNLLLTSIAFHGDFYCIEYHNKEVACNGILFNNIYDEPHVAVSDETYAEVLDIVQKIKNFGDAKNNFDNSILKTYLQLILALSSKEKQHKITNPAQYKTDLTHIASYQQLIEQYFLTEKSPSFYADLYGVSVSAFSKKIKKHFGKTPTQLLQERTILEAKKQLHLTNQSVKEIARNLGFEDEFYFSRYFKNVVGISPSFYRDQVGISKVAK
- a CDS encoding OsmC family protein, whose translation is MATIKIKNLPEGFQSIITNGTHTIIGDEPIKSKGTDLGLAPTELLLGGIAMCKVATVRYVARLKNWEIGDITAELSQDVSREEGGLKTVVKVAIKIEGDITEEQRAELLKQADNCYVHRMIKGDFQIENATILD
- the rclC gene encoding reactive chlorine resistance membrane protein RclC, coding for MNKVFQFLSDSQPQFINFMRVAIFIVMAWIGGLKVCQYEADGIVPFVTNSPFMNFFYNNAGKTGVNEKGEIVAQYKLHRNPEGKMVKENIEWHKENGTYVFSYGLGTMIVTIGILVLLGIWSPQIGVWGGLLTFGMSIVTLSFLITTPEVYVPNLGGDMPTPNYGFPYLSGAGRLVLKDIIMMAGGLIAASDCARRILAKK
- the uvrC gene encoding excinuclease ABC subunit UvrC; this encodes MLKEKINLILQTLPHKPGVYQHLDKNGTVIYVGKAKDLKKRVSSYFQKEHDSARTRLLVRKIEDIKTIVVETEFDALLLENNLIKKYQPKYNVMLKDDKSYPWICVKKERFPRIIYTRNMVKDGSEYFGPYANPRIAKILLQLFKEIYNIRTCNYDLSEHKINEGKYKVCLEYHLGNCLGPCEGLQTEEEYMKMIDNARNILKGNFKEAKAYLVEQMNEFAQKLEFEKAQNIKEKLEILEKYQARSTVIHPSITNVDVYSITSDESYAYINFFNIVNGAIIRSHTTEIKKKLEETDEEILAQAIIELRERFPSNAREIYLPFELDFEIPGVKITVPLIGDKRKIVELSEKNAKYYKIEKLKQTKIVDPDRHTNRIMAQMKTDLRLPVEPRYIEGFDNSNIQGTNPVSACVVFKNGKPSKKEYRIFNVKTVEGPDDFASMEEVIYRRYKRMLEEGKPLPQLILIDGGKGQLGAALKSLDKLGLRGKISIIGIAKRLEEIFFPGDSTPLYLDKTSETLKVLQHVRNESHRFGITRHRNRRSKNAFNSELENIKGIGNQSIKDLLKHFKSVERIKHAEQNELEEVLGVHKAGLVYKYFHS
- the cmk gene encoding (d)CMP kinase; its protein translation is MSNQYIIIAIDGFSSTGKSTIAKQVAKRKNLIHVDTGAMYRAVTLYATQNNLIDEKGNVDDDFANHLSEISIEFKYNKAEQINETYLNGQNVENEIREMRVANVVSFIAAIPEVRAFLVEQQRDMGKKQSLVMDGRDIGTVVFPEADYKFFITARPEVRAKRRYDELIAKGKNVNLEEITQNVIERDHIDTTRAISPLKKAEDAIEIDNSDLNREETLEKVLSYLKF
- a CDS encoding YihY/virulence factor BrkB family protein, which gives rise to MRKHLFNFWKILKKTTIMWLDADPFRQSAIISYYAILSLPGLLIIIIWSLGQIWGESAIKGEIVEHVQDMMGLKSAEFIENIIQNAYLDAGAQWYMQVIGIGTLVFAATTLFFQFQKSLNHIWSVQVNEDNAMWRVVVDRIKSMLLIIVLALLILLSLLSSSVLASFKETLEFYVGGEWTYFFKISNYILSFGVLAVLFSIMYKTLPDVKIPWRMVWIGGFVTAILFNIGKWALSYYFSIANPSSGFGAASTIIFIMIWINYTTLILLFGAQFTQIYGVVNNYKIKPNDYARWNDQYILKHKNRVMKKLFQNKVKELEELDHNIKTGYYRDTNEDSKSMEFVEELNSNNENLINKIIEGFYKLKQSLNKKTNE